A region of the Corticium candelabrum chromosome 4, ooCorCand1.1, whole genome shotgun sequence genome:
CAGCAGCTGCTCCCGTTTTTGTTTTTTCCTTCTGGAATGACAATTACATGTTTTTATTTTAGAAAATTGGATATCCTGCAAAAGACAGCTGAAGAAATTTCAAGTGAAACAGGAAACAAGGTTTGTATTGTCTATTGTTTTTTgaataaaaactaaaatttgcTAATTTGCTAATATGAAAATTTATAAACTCGGTTCATCAAGCCTCTtctattttagtgtaaatattattttttataattgTGAAGACCAGCAGCGATAATGGTATTAACAGAttacacaacaaataaatttgtatgtttgctacTTTATTAGCAGAGATGTTATTTGTGAATAAGGATGATAGTGAATACAGCCTGTGGCTGTAGCTGATCATTTTTTACATGCAAGTGTTTAAACACATGGACAGCTATTGGTAAGTTTCACAAGTAGCTACATCACACGATGTATTAacatttgttaatattaatagtttgcatttttattattgttttataTTTGATGATTTGTAATGTGCTCTGATACAAAAGTTAGTGCAAGGTTAGTAATGTAGTATGCTATAGCACTACACTCAGTGATAGCATTGCAAGTATAATGACCTACTatggtaattattaattttaataatgtAAACAGGACTGTAACATAGAATCATTTTATTGTCTATTTGTAGGTGCTGGCCCTTCAGGCTGATGTTCGTAATCCTGACGCGGTTAAGTCTGCAATTGATACTTGTGTTTCTGATGTCGGCTTGCCAAGCATTGTTATCAATAATGCTGCTGGAAATTTTATCTCACCTACACAACGACTCTCTGCAAATGCTTTCAAAACTATTGTTGATATTGTACTGCTTGGTACGGCAAATGTCATACTGGATGTTGGGAAACGACTCATTAACAGTAGACAAGGTGAAATTTCATGTTTTAAGTTCAAGTAGCAAAATTACAGTTGGTAGACTGATTTAATTAGCTTGTTTGAGTAATATTACAGtactattaatttaaatatgaAATACACGTGAAATATGTTGAGAATAGCAAAACTttattgtacagtgtagtttCGAATAAggcaaaaatttatttttgctTGCTTtcattgttttcatttttctcaGCGAGGAAAGAGTTTGGAACTGACAACAACGTCGATAGACTGAGTCAAACTCTGAAATTTCAGTCAACTCTGAATAACAGATAGTTAAGACACACAGAAAAGAGATGTCTGGTGTCAgtaattttgttttgaaaaGAATGATAAGTACTTAGTCGATTATTTGAAATCGTATGAGCACTTTGAAAATGTTAGCAATTGACTGACCTGTAGACATGTTGTCTGATGAGATGTGGTTCTAGGAGCATCGTTTCTTGCAATTACGACTACATATACAAACTTTGGTTCTGGATTTGTCGTGCCTTCTGCTGCTGCCAAATCTGGTGTTGAAGCTCTCACCATGTTAAGATGATTCACTTGCCTTGGTTTAAACAAGTAATGGTTTTATAACTTATTGTTTATTCTGGGCAGGTCTTTGGCTTCCGAGTGGGGAAGGTATGGCATGCGTTTCAATGCCATAGCACCAGGACCGATACAAACCAAAGTGTCAAGTTTGTGAAAAACTGTTTGTTCTTTTTATGTTGAATCTGTATCTTTCCATAGGGAGCATTTAGTCGTCTTGATCCTACCGGGAAGTGGTCCAAACAAGTATTACATAGAATACCAACGGGAAGACTAGGACAGCCATTAGAGATAGCCAATTTGGCTGCTTATTTGGTTAGTGATTATGCCAGCTGGATTACAGGCGAAGTAGGACAATTACTGTGTTGTAACGTTTTGAAACCAAACTCCCGTTCTGTTTCTTAAAGATCGTGACGTTTGATGGAGGGGAGCTGCCATTTTCAGCTGGAGAATTTAACCATTTGACTGAGGTAACATGCCTACTCGTTTGTGCTACACACACTTTATAAGACGGTAGTTATTCAAAGGTAACTGACCAAGAATGGGATGAGCTAGAGGCAATGATCAGAAATGTGAAAGGGTCATAAGGTGTAGAAGTCAACCGTACACTAatgtttcattgaattgttatGATACAGTATATTTTTGATGTCATTCTGGTGCAATTGAACGTTCTACCGAgtatgctgttgttgctgaacGAGTGTGAATCCCATTTATTTGTAGAATAACAGCTCACTTATAAGATGAGATCCATCTTGCAGTACCTCCAGTCACTGTGTAGTCCTAGTTATGCTTGAACAGACAAAGTATAGAAACTAGTGAGAAAAATCAATGAGGTAAAGAGTATCACTAGGACTGCATTGTTTGTAGACATGTGAGTGTCAAAGCGTAACTGCTGTAGCTGAATTTAAACCTGTGAGAAATTGGAAATCTCAACAAAGTGAAAATGTCACTTTGGAATAGAAACTTGTAGACTTATCTGGGAGTGTCAAAGCGCTGCATATGGATTTTGTAAAATTGTGACGTTCAATAGTAGCCAGGTGGCCAAGTAGGGAGATCTGTTGCTctaaattttgaatgtcaTGCCATCGAATATCCTTCATCCTAGTTATGTTACTATGCTCCCACAACTCTGCAGTTTCCATCCACTTCCAGCAACACCTTACCGAGTTTTTCGAGGTGTGTTCTGCCACCAATTGTATTACAACGTGCACGTGTACGTGCTTCATTAAATTCACTCGTGTGCAAGAATGGAGTGGGCCGCGATCATCTGCACATTGCTACTTTTAGTACTGGCTACTAGCATCAGCCTAGACGCCGCCGAGTATCAATCTTTGCAATGGACAAATTCCATTGGTATGAAGATGGTACGCATACCGCCCGGCAAATTTCAGATGGGTTACAGTAAGACCCCACTTCCTAAGGAACTGACGACGAGTTTGCCGTACCGTGAGGACGGAGATTATGATGAAAAACCATACCACTACGTTACCATATCGAAATCGTTTTACGTGTCCGAGTTGGAGGTGACAAACCAGCATTATGAGCAGTTCGACTCCGACCATAAGGCGGTGAGAGGAAAACTCGGATTTTCTATAGACGACGACGAAGCAGTCGTATTTGTGAGCTGGTATGACGCGCACTCATTTTGTCAGTGGCTCAGTGGAGTAGACAACAGGACATACCGTCTACCTACAGAAGCAGAGTGGGAGTATGCAGCACGTTCAGGCTCAGTTACATATTTCTCAACAGGAGATACCGTTCCCAAAGAGTATCAGAAGTGCCAGGAGAGATCATGGTACCCTGGCAAGCTGGAACTTTGTCCCACCCCCAAGCTCACGACTGGTGGGACTCCAGCTAATGCATTCGGTTTAAAGGATATGGTTGGCAACGTGGAGGAGTGGACACTGGATTGGTACGATTGGTACAGAGCAGACAACGTTACTGATCCTACTGGTCCAGCGAGTGGTGATTTCAAGGTGACGAGAGGTGGCAGTCACTCAACAGATTTGTATTACTTGCGAAGTGCCAATCGACTGGGAACGTTACCAGATGATAAGAGTTGGTTTATTGGTTTCAGGATAGTCATGGAAGACCCAAACCCAATAGTACTGGAGGGCGATCCTTACCATAAAGTGACTCAGCAAGCACTTCAATCTCAGAACTTGGAACCCATAAAATCAACATCAATTATTCAGAAAAATTTCAATGATACGTATGATCCCAGTAAACCCTATTTTCATGGTCCTTTGCAGTATGTTAACATTCCTAAGGATCAACTGCATCTCCCATTTGGTCACCATAACCATGATCCAGCTGTTTGCCCATGTCCAAATGGAGACGCGCTTGCCATTTGGTACAGTTGTTGGGAAGAGTCTGCTCGTGAGCTGGGTATCGTGTACAGTAGACTTGAAAGAGGCACAGAGCAATGGGACGAACCGAAGATATTCTGGAATGCACCTGACAGGAATGACCATGCTCCAGCTATGTATATTGACAGTCAAGGTACCATGTATCATTTCAATGGTCTATCAGCAGCTGCAACATGGGGAAACTTGGCTACTGTGATGAGGACATCACAGGACAATGGGAAGTCATGGAGTAAAGGCAGGATAATATTTCCCGAGCACGGACTGAAACACATGCCTGTTGAGACAACAATACAGACTCATGACGGCTGGCTCGTTCTTCCTACTGATGCAACCACTGCTGGTGAAGGTGCTACAGTCCTTCACTTTTCTCAAGATAATGGCAGCACATGGTACGATCCCGGTGGATTTATTCGTGGAATTCACGGTGCAGTTGTTCAACTCAAAAATGGCAGTTTATACGCATTGGGAAGGGGAAATGATATTAATGGTCATATGGCTCACAGCCTTTCCAACGATTTAGGAAAAAGTTGGACATACAGTGCGTCGCCATTCCCTGGTATTCATGGTGGTCAGCGTGAGATCTTGTTACGACTTCGTGAAGGACAGATCTTGTTTATTGGATTCGCTAACCATCCTTTGCCTATAGTCGACAGCTCCAACAAGACTCGTTCAGTTGTTGGCCTGTTTGCTGCCATAAGTCATGATGAATGCGAGACATGGTCTAATCGACGTCTCATATCCGACGATGGGAAGGGCCGCACAGTAGAGACCCTTGATGGACAACCCTTTACGATGAGCTATAAGCGTGCCGAGCCTCTTGGCTATGTGTCTGCAAGACAGTCACCAGTCGATGGTCTCATTCACGTCATCACCAGCAGACAGCATTACCAATTCAATGCCAAGTGGCTGGAAACATacccaccaccaccaccaccaccatagCAACTCTTTTGGACATAGACACGACACTATGATTTTCAATaaggttgtttgtctgtcaagtATAACACAGAGTCAATGTAACAAGTGTAATCATCCAAAACTCATTATTTCTGTTTCGTTTATAGTTTTTCGATGATGATAGCCGAAGCTCCGCCACCACCGTTGCATATAGCTGCACAGCCCTTCTCACCCGGTTTCAGATTGTGAGCCAAATGGCATGTTATTCTCGCTCCAGACAttctacacaaacagacaacttaAATAGCTACAGAATGTGGTGCCATGTCATGATCAAGAGATACCCAATGGGATGTCCGAGGGCAACTGCTCCACCGTGTACATTGACCTTTGCAGCATCTAAGTCAAGGATTTTCTGATTGGCTAACACCACCACACTGAATGCTTCGTTGATTTCCCATAGTGCAATGTCATCCTTGTGCAAGCCCGCCAGGTTTAGAACTTTTGGTATTGCAGCAGCTGGAGCGGTAGGAAAGTCTATTGGATTTATAGCTGCATCTGCAATAGCACGGATTACTGCTAGTGGTTTAGTGTTAAGGCGTTGTGCAGCTGTTGTTGACATCAGTATGGCTGCGCATGCTCCATCATTCAATTTGCTTGCATTTGCTGCAGTGATTGTGCCTCCGTCTTTCTGAAATGCCGGTTTTAATACAGGCAACTTTTCGTAATTCACTTTTCTGAACTCTTCGTCCTCGTGATAGACCGAAGTCTTTCCGCCCTTCTGAGGCACTGTGATGGGAATTATCTCTTTGGCCATAATTCCTGACAAATGAGCCTCTTTGCTGCGTTCGTACGACTCGACTGCATATGCATCTTGCTCTTCCCTTCCAATGTCATAATCGACGGCCGTTTTCTCTCCACAGTTTCCCATGTGGATGTTATTGTACGCATCTCTTAGACCATCATGCAGCACACCATCAATAATAGTATGGTGACCATAGATAAAGCCTTCACGCCCTTTAGGAATATAGTACGGAACATTCGACATACTCTCCATACCTCCAGCGACCATGATTTCTTGCGAACCACATGATATGCTCTGAGAGGCCAGCATGATAGCCTACATGCAGTACACACAATTATTTCCTTGTAATAATTAAGGCATAACAGGTAAATTAAATTAGCCTTTAATGCACACCAATATCAAAGTATCAACGATTCAT
Encoded here:
- the LOC134178278 gene encoding 2,4-dienoyl-CoA reductase [(3E)-enoyl-CoA-producing], mitochondrial-like, which gives rise to MLSRFGFTNFGRRFVHSQLQPRVDIMLPPGTFSDRVALITGGGTGLGKAMATTISRLGATVALLSRKLDILQKTAEEISSETGNKVLALQADVRNPDAVKSAIDTCVSDVGLPSIVINNAAGNFISPTQRLSANAFKTIVDIVLLGTANVILDVGKRLINSRQGASFLAITTTYTNFGSGFVVPSAAAKSGVEALTMSLASEWGRYGMRFNAIAPGPIQTKGAFSRLDPTGKWSKQVLHRIPTGRLGQPLEIANLAAYLVSDYASWITGEIVTFDGGELPFSAGEFNHLTEVTDQEWDELEAMIRNVKGS
- the LOC134178010 gene encoding uncharacterized protein LOC134178010, translated to MEWAAIICTLLLLVLATSISLDAAEYQSLQWTNSIGMKMVRIPPGKFQMGYSKTPLPKELTTSLPYREDGDYDEKPYHYVTISKSFYVSELEVTNQHYEQFDSDHKAVRGKLGFSIDDDEAVVFVSWYDAHSFCQWLSGVDNRTYRLPTEAEWEYAARSGSVTYFSTGDTVPKEYQKCQERSWYPGKLELCPTPKLTTGGTPANAFGLKDMVGNVEEWTLDWYDWYRADNVTDPTGPASGDFKVTRGGSHSTDLYYLRSANRLGTLPDDKSWFIGFRIVMEDPNPIVLEGDPYHKVTQQALQSQNLEPIKSTSIIQKNFNDTYDPSKPYFHGPLQYVNIPKDQLHLPFGHHNHDPAVCPCPNGDALAIWYSCWEESARELGIVYSRLERGTEQWDEPKIFWNAPDRNDHAPAMYIDSQGTMYHFNGLSAAATWGNLATVMRTSQDNGKSWSKGRIIFPEHGLKHMPVETTIQTHDGWLVLPTDATTAGEGATVLHFSQDNGSTWYDPGGFIRGIHGAVVQLKNGSLYALGRGNDINGHMAHSLSNDLGKSWTYSASPFPGIHGGQREILLRLREGQILFIGFANHPLPIVDSSNKTRSVVGLFAAISHDECETWSNRRLISDDGKGRTVETLDGQPFTMSYKRAEPLGYVSARQSPVDGLIHVITSRQHYQFNAKWLETYPPPPPPP
- the LOC134177882 gene encoding acetyl-CoA acetyltransferase, mitochondrial-like, translating into MALLRTFRCMRKFGTVSGANEVVIVSSARTPIGSFRGLLSRLTAPQMGSVAIKAALDRAAIEPEQVQEVYMGNVLSGGIGQAPARQAALGAGMPYSTPCTTINKVCASGMKAIMLASQSISCGSQEIMVAGGMESMSNVPYYIPKGREGFIYGHHTIIDGVLHDGLRDAYNNIHMGNCGEKTAVDYDIGREEQDAYAVESYERSKEAHLSGIMAKEIIPITVPQKGGKTSVYHEDEEFRKVNYEKLPVLKPAFQKDGGTITAANASKLNDGACAAILMSTTAAQRLNTKPLAVIRAIADAAINPIDFPTAPAAAIPKVLNLAGLHKDDIALWEINEAFSVVVLANQKILDLDAAKVNVHGGAVALGHPIGMSGARITCHLAHNLKPGEKGCAAICNGGGGASAIIIEKL